The Diachasmimorpha longicaudata isolate KC_UGA_2023 chromosome 18, iyDiaLong2, whole genome shotgun sequence DNA segment GACACCAGGGGAATATTATTGTCACCTCAAGGGTAAGACTGGAGATTGAGGCCGATGAGATGGAGAAGACACTGGTGTCACTGGAGACTGGAAAATATTATCGTGTGAGATATTAGCACCAGTGAATTCATTCGACAATGCTAATGACTCTGCATGAGAGCCCCTAATTCATTCAGCCTACATAAAATTAAACCCAGCTGTACAAATTGTGTTTGGGTCTCCAACTCTCACTTCCGCTAAACGTGCTTCGCTGCTTCCGCTATTTTTTGTATGAGGTATTTTGAAATGACGGAATTGTTTCCAACAGTGAGTCGTCATcgaatttttacgaaattttaGCACAAATGTGCCCTCGGGAATGATCTAAgaccgtaaaaaaaatattttaaaatattccagcATTTTTATGACGTCGCGTGAACATCCTTAATCGTCATTCGCGGTTAAAAGATTATGCGAGATGAAAGTCTATTGAGAAAAGCCAGCTGTCATGCATACCCTCCCCGCCCTCATGAAAGTAACGTCAATCATTcgagggggagaaaaatggTTGAAATTCAAATACCAGGGAAATAGAGACTTTAAACTCTCGATCTCGATAAATCCGGAAGCAGTACATGGCACGGTAAAATACGAAAATGTCCATAAACgagaaaataatattgattTAGTCTCGAGATTTAGAATCGTGTACAAAATGTTTTGTAGCGAAGGAGTGAAAGCAAGTCACGTAAATGGTTAAcgatatattgaaaaattcccttcCCCTGGGAcagagtgtttttttttcagctacCGGGAGAGCAAAAGGGTCAGCGAATTGAAAGACACGTCAAGTAAGTCGTGAATATGttcacattgttttttttttcgtggaagAGGTGCAACAAAATGCTGAACGATAAACTTTCATTTGAGTTAATGTGATACGAGCCACGAGAAAATGAGGACAGTGCAAAATAATCATGATCAGGGGCCCGATCGTTATGGTGAGAAGTCAAATCATTCATCTCGGCGAATCAATAATCATCGTTTATTAATTACGACTTTCTTCAGTGttcgatgatgaaaaattcagttgtTAAACGTCAAACAACAACGGCAACGTTGATTTTCCCACAAGGCACTGCCTCAAGTCCTGACATTtccctttattttttaaatctcttTTAAATTCCGGTAAATTAAAGTTTCATTACaatttctcataaaatttcGTCCCAATGACTCCCCTCAAATTTCCTTCACTAAATTATGACTTTCCTGGCGTCATTGTCTGTTATTCATTACTCGATAATGAGATATCTCAGAAATACAAAAGAGAAAATGATTTGTTAAGAGATATAAAAAGTTAATTGTTTATCTCTTTTTTCCATCGGTTAAATGTCGTTATGAGACTATCAAAAAGAGCCTCAGAACTAGGTTGACGTTAGTCATGAGGTACCGCAGATTAGTAATACCACAGTGATCTCAGTTTGTGAAGAGATAAAAGCCACAGTAACGCGGATAATGACAGCATAAAAAGCCACAGAACAGATACGATATGGTAACTTTCTTTAGTTtgtaaaatatcaacaaactACGTATATCGGGTTAATAATATCTACCCCCAAGGTGTGCTATACGCATACGCTGTACTCCTGTGTTCCCTTAATCACGATCACTAAACGATGAATCTCGTGAGAAAGTCGGCCGCAAAGGTGGCATATAAAATCCGATGAACATATGTGCGTGTATCGATACGCATTCAGCTGGTAACAAGTTCTGATATCTTGAATCACCAACCAACACAACTAACTCACACTGTAATTTCATCGGAATATAGGATTGAGATTGTCTTACTTTCAGTTGTGCCTAAACATTCCGACAGGAAACCAGGACTATCAGAATTCCATCAAAATAATCCTGGGAAATTCAACCGctggagagagaaaataaacaGGAAATTATCTAAGaattgaaagagaaaattatcAAGTGTTGCAGACCAGAGAGGATTGAAAGTGGATAAATCGTGGAAAATAGGGAAAGGGAggtgaagtggaaaaaaaataattggatgAGGATGAAATTTGTAATGGTTTTTGGGGCCCCGACGTCCTGAGGGATTCTAGCCCCTCACTACGGCCCTGATGTTGTTTTCAATGTCTTTGTTCCGCAACAGCATCGCTATTCGGTTGATTTCCTCGGTGGATAAGTGAATTTGATGAATTGAATGTAATAAACCGTTGAAATTATGGCACACGGAGCCATTCGTTAAAATCCTTCACGGTAAAATCTTTCGGCAATATTTTAGTCGTATAATTAACgatgtttttcattgttttaccCCAACATTCACGTACTCTACGGTTGAATTAGTACGGAAGTATTACGCAGAATACCGATACACGAGTGATTATATTCGGCAGATTTTTTTCCGCATCCACAGAGAGAAAAAGCCGAGGAAAAACCAAAAGTAAAGTGAGAAGGAAAAAGGAAACGACCAACCGACTGGTCTGCGCGGAGAGAAGTTAACGCAAGATTTATTGACTCATTGTTTAGCTGTCTCGATGCAGAACCAATCGATGTATGGAGTAGGAATCGAACGACTATTCAGCAGGTGTACTATTGATTACCtcaaataaatgtttaaattaaacGTTCAATTCCAGATGAAAAGCACAAAAGCGATGTTTCATTAGTTTTCGAGGCATAAATCGAGGAAAATATAATCGATATATGACAGGTTGTTTATTTCATGCCCCAAGTCGAGGGTTGAGATCGATTGGGACTGCATGGAGTGGATAATTTTCGTGGATGAagataaatgataattttccaaTCTGTTGATTCTGAGAATCCGACAACAGCTTCTTCGGGAAGAAAGGATTGACCTAAAAATGACACAACGGAGAAGGCTTTTAGCATTTAATTTATGGAGGTCCTTGTGGCCTTGACGGGGGTAGTCATACCTAAACGAGAAATTCTTCGAGCAATTCAGCCCGAACTCTAGACTATAAAACGTGACTGTCCAGGCAGTGAAGATCGTTTCGTATATTTTGTGATATCCTCTTGTACAGGAGAGAATCGAtggcaaagagagacagaaaaatatcttggaaatgagaaaataagtAAAGAATACAAAGTGAGAGAGCCCAATCGAATTGTAGGCGTGGTTTTTCGCCTCAAACGAAACGAGTACTCCTTTCAAAGTCTCATTGGTTTCTCTACTATTTTGCTgacgaacacaaatcgtttcgtcgaactctCGAGTGGACGCAAAAGTTCTTTCTGTACATCTATCTCTTACACTTGGCTCGATAAAACAGTTAAAGTATCGGGAGGAAGAGGTAGAATCGAATTATCTAGTGGATTTATTTCTCAACCTGTTGATTCCAGAAACAAAAGtctattcatttgaaattttcaataccgggaaataataaaaattgaccgTAAAAAGGGGGACATAaagagattgaatttttttttttagctctCAATGAAATGTTGGGGTCAAGACGTCGAGAAAGAATGATTTTACTGGAGAGAATGAGATGACTGACTACAAGTGAATCATGGATGAAAGTGGTTCCATTGGAAAGCAGGAGAAATTTCGGATTTTGTTTGCACAATCATTTCACTGGAGCTATTTTAAGTTGCTCTAGTCTCGGGTCGGTATTTTACCGACCGTTAAGGTCCAATTCCCCAACTTTTTGTGGTTAAGCAAACGGtaattaaattgaggaaaCAATTACGATACCAGCTGCGATCGAGATCCCGAAAAATTTTGGGTAGTTTTCgataatctttgaatttactGATTGGATCGAGCACTTTAGCGCGTCCGAAAGCCGTCGGTCTGCTCCGGATGCTGCACTCTAGTCTTCCTCTTTTTCTTGGACAGTTGTCTACCACCGCAGCCTTTGGTGCGATGAATATGCATGAGGATGTTGGAGGTGTACGACGGGAGTCACCAGACAGCAAGTCGCCACACCAGACATAATCGTCAATTTCTATGCTGAATCGATTATCTCGAGTCAGTGATGGGCAGGACAGTATTTTATAATTCTCAAGTACTTAAATACCATCGGAGTTGGTATCCTCGGGTACTGAGTAATGaaatgcaatatttttttataaataaatgtgatTTGGTGAGGCAATTTAATATGCCTGAATTTTCAACGTTACgaatattaatgaaataaaaaattaaatcgtttAAGAAACTTTACTGATTCATTGTCGAAATTGAATATCATATCTAACTGATTTCTCAATGACAAAATACAGAGAAATTTAGTGTGAATGATTGATTGTTGAAGATTTCAAGATAATTTTGTCGAAGTTTAAAGAATGATTTTCTAACAGTAAATGAAAGTTACTCCGACGATAAAAATCTACGAAATTCAGTACAGTCAAGACCATACATAGTTTGTATAAAAAACGAACGTCAGGGTTCGATAATTATTTGGAATTGTCCGTTTCGAACGTGAgatcggaatttttttcatttgggtGACTTCTCAGGCGTTCAAATGGAGCGTCGCGgattggaatttttgaaaaatcaactgttgctaaaaaaaaaatcagcgcaTATGAGAATATCTAAATTTTGCTTAGATATTCGGGCTATTCATTTATAAACCAAACTCCGCGACCGGGTTTCAGAAAGATGGTCTCCTAAAAATATACAACCGGGCGTCGTCCAGGATTTTGAGGGCTGAATCACGTGTACAACAATCCACTCGACTTTTACTCTCATTTAGTGATTAATAAGCCCCTCGTCGTATGATTTCATCGCAGATTAATTGACTGAACAATGGAGGGCTCATCAAGCCCACATAGGACTTTCACTCCATCATCCCCTCATTAAAGATATTCCAACTCTTCCCCTCATCTTCCCATTTTTGACGTTTATTAGCACCggaaatgtattttttagCGAATGGCCATCGCACTGAACTTCACTTTTTCTAATTTGGGGATTGGCTTTGGCAATCGTATTTTCGTATAATTGACAACTactcatcataaaaaaaatcgctgacGTAATAAAAATGCAATTGTCTAATGACGATTAATAAAATCCGATTCACACATTCCCCCCTTCATTTGATATCTAAGCAGAACTTATAATTCCGAAAATTATACGTCTGTTTGTAGTGAGCCATTGCCACGATTGATCAACAACTGCAGTGGTTCATGACATCACTTAAAGATCGCTCACTGATATttacgataatttttctcttcattcgaTTTACCCCCAGGATTTCTCGTAATATGGAATCACACACACTAATGTCCTTTGAATATCACGTCGAAGATGTAATCAGTGAGATctttaatgataaaattacACCACCGAGACGCACAATTGGGCGGCCAAtggattggaatttttattccaattgaACGATCAAAATTATAAGTATGCCTGACCTCTTCAACGATAATTGCGAGTTGCTTGTTTATTACTTTGCATTCCGCGGAAAGAGAATGGAGTGCTCTGATGAAAGCACGAGTGCATCGATTGTGCATCGATTGTGATTGTTGTGAAGGTGCCTTTAGGGGCCAGGTGCGATATTTGCGCATTTGTTGttgcaattgaatttaaattttttacttgaaaGATGAATTGGTGATCAGACGATAGAGAAAACAATCGAgcaatttatttcaaaatgtCTTCATGTGGAAAGTGATCTCGCTGACCTTTCGATGACAAGAACAGGAatccccgattttttttttctgtttcaatTAGATTTTACTGGAGTTTTAGTCAGTGGGACAGCAcaataacaatattttctaGTGCTGTTTCGTTAATTTTGCGAAGCCACATATTAATTACATACTTTATGGTAtttataggaatttttatgtgtgaatAAAGCACACTTCagtattttagaatttttcacctcgattctagtgcCCGACAGTAATTTTACTGAGGATTTTCTCTCCGCCTATCCGTACAGTATCTGAAAGCCTCTGTCTAGAGGAGAATTATCAACATTCAACTTCTCAACTGACCATTCGCATGGCCGATAGAAACAAAGAGTCACTGTGTATGCTCCAtcggtaagaaaaaaaataaatgtgagGAGTAGCTTCACATAGGAAGTAATGTAAAAGGTGCGCCCTGTAAAATTTCTTGAGCAATAAAATCGTTCCACTTATATTCTCCCCAGAATGAACTTCGCAGTGCCGAGTGATTTGATCTTGCCCGGGAGGTGTATTAGAATCGATGGATGTTCGAATTCATCCTGTATTGGTATTATAGACACCGACCAATGCCGAGAATCAACCGAGCGTTTAATGGAAAACACGCTCCTGGATACTTGTATGCTCATGGCAGTGtaatactaaaaaaaaatggcttcGTAAACCGCTCCAGTATGAACATAGCTTTAATATCTGTTTTCCTTGTGATCATTATTTTTAGTCTACATATTTAGCATTAATGATTGTGAGACCTCACCCAGTTAAATGAGCATGAGAATCGCCCTCTTTCGAATGGTTATTATCTTCTGCGGTCTGAGTGAAAACCCGTTTTCTTTTATGGTAAATCGCTAAGAAGATAGGGATGAACGACTTCTCTATGAATCCGCCGGTACTAGTTTGTTAATTCATAAGCAAAGTAATCGAGAATTTTATCGGAGTATTTTTGTCCACGAGATTTCTAAGAAATTGGAAAGTAAAAACAGCGAATGAACATCGAGAGGGAATTTTTAACCTACACGAgtcaatgataataattttctgatagTTTAGGTAAATTGACGGTGTCATAAGTGACTGCGGAATCCGcatcaattaattgaaatgacGCAATGAAGAAATCGTGATGAACTTTATGCTCAAGTTATTTACCTGAACTCCAGTATTtcaatcttaaaaattacaacaGAGATACTCCACATTTAATTTGTTATTCAACTGAAATTGAAACATAACTAGAGGAATGTGCAGccattggaatgaaaaaaaaaatatcgacaaTGATTTATGCCCcacataaattcaatttccatcTAATGCAATTTCGCTCAAGATATGCAAACGTTACACTTTCATGAACATGTAACCATGAACCCGGACGGCTCTGAGAATAAGAGGTacattatttgataaattatcgttgaTTGCACAATTGAAAACACCACAGCTTTAATTAAAGCACAAAAAGActcgtaaaatatttttattccctgGACAGAAATTTTTGCGAAGAATAATTCAATCCTTTTCCCTTTTGGATCTCCTCAATGTAACGTAACGTACCACCATTTGATTCtgtcaaaataaatttgcaatttcCGAAGATTATGTGATTTCTCATGCCCCGACCCAATTCAACACCACGGAATAAATTAACTATGGATTGGCCATTTGATGTGGCACAAATTGAACACCAATCACCCACAGTAATAGTAAACTCGTGCAGTGCTAAGAGGCAATAGAGGGCTCACCCTAGATTGAACTGATGTAACTGTGCTAACAGTACTTGTCTTTGTTCGATTATAACGATGGCACACAAGTGTGGAATCAATCACTTTCTGTCCACGAATGACACGTCTGAGAGATCGGAGTgagttttaaaatatttcatccAATAAATTCCATCAATCATTTGCCCTCAGAGGACGTTGATGATAGACAGAATTTGCCAgtaatgaatgaaataatcttaattaataaatagtcaagtccattcaaaaaattgtctttcaaatttatttttctcatcatcaGCACAATTCCTCGCCCCAGAAACGCTTCAATCTGTTCAATTAATCCTGGTGTCActtaaagaaaataaagagGATATTAAAAAACTTTCCCAGCGCGAAGATGCACATCACTTCGCTGGACTTTCAccctgacataaaaaaaaaagccaagaatgtcaaaagaaaattaattttgtttaaaacTGCGTACAAAATGGACACCAGCACACTTTAATCTTGCTCAATCTCCTGCACTATTCCCAACTCTTCCTTAATTAGTAAATTAAACTTATTCACGTCGGCtactttttcctttttttttatcctctttcCGCAGTTGGAGAACGTTTGAGGCACGAGATAATGTATATTAAAACGAGCAATACGTGAAATCTCATCGtctttattttcatcatttactTTCTCCGCATTTTACAGTACCGACCCAGAAGTACGGTGGATAATTAAgtgaaacaataattttccacgATTAGTAGCCATTCATCACGGTGCGGAGTCAG contains these protein-coding regions:
- the LOC135170966 gene encoding uncharacterized protein LOC135170966 — its product is MIRGPIVMCPTVILLRIFSPPIRTVSESLCLEENYQHSTSQLTIRMADRNKESLCMLHRMNFAVPSDLILPGRCIRIDGCSNSSCIGIIDTDQCRESTERLMENTLLDTCMLMAV